The Kiritimatiellia bacterium genome has a window encoding:
- the lpxK gene encoding tetraacyldisaccharide 4'-kinase, with amino-acid sequence MPDRRMEGLESYLLTVIEDRRPGRFPAFLRFLLKQLSLLFAVIVQVRLWLYIRGLFRHHTLGCQVISVGNLTVGGTGKTPVVEIFARSLQRQGRNVAILSRGYKRDKPPFLTRLARRFSFRKDAAPPLVVSDGQRLLLDSTTGGDEPYLLASNLPNVKVLVDKDRVKAGRYAIEKLGCDTLLLDDGFQYLRLKHWADIVLVDRTNPFGNKRLLPRGILREPIRNIKRASFIFITKSTGDGAPELRKTLRELNPKAEIIECRHCPRHLRDVYTGEKKELDHLRGLEVGAVSGIAVPKGFEDELVRLGAKVLYHKRYADHHRYTQQEILDAINRSLQKGAKAIVTTEKDAVRFPMIERRDLPIYFLRVEIELLSGEEDFHACISRICFK; translated from the coding sequence ATGCCGGACCGCCGGATGGAAGGGCTGGAGAGTTACCTGCTGACGGTCATCGAGGACCGCCGGCCCGGCCGCTTTCCCGCCTTCCTGCGCTTTCTGCTCAAGCAGCTATCCCTGCTTTTCGCGGTGATCGTTCAAGTTCGCCTGTGGCTTTACATCCGGGGTCTCTTCCGGCACCACACACTCGGTTGCCAGGTCATCAGCGTCGGCAACCTGACCGTCGGCGGGACGGGCAAGACCCCCGTGGTCGAAATTTTCGCCCGCTCGCTCCAGCGCCAGGGCCGCAATGTCGCCATCTTGAGCCGCGGCTACAAGCGCGACAAGCCGCCCTTCCTCACCCGGTTGGCCCGCCGGTTTAGCTTTCGCAAGGATGCCGCCCCGCCGCTGGTCGTCTCCGACGGGCAGCGGCTTCTCCTCGACTCCACCACGGGCGGCGACGAGCCGTACCTGCTGGCCTCGAACCTGCCGAACGTCAAGGTGCTGGTGGACAAGGACCGCGTGAAGGCCGGCCGCTACGCCATCGAGAAACTGGGCTGCGACACGCTACTGCTGGACGACGGGTTCCAGTACCTGCGCCTCAAGCACTGGGCGGATATCGTGCTCGTAGACAGAACCAACCCGTTCGGCAACAAGCGGTTGCTCCCGCGCGGCATCCTGCGCGAGCCCATCCGAAACATCAAGCGGGCCTCGTTCATCTTCATCACCAAGTCCACCGGCGACGGCGCGCCGGAACTGCGCAAGACCCTCCGCGAGCTTAATCCCAAGGCGGAAATCATCGAGTGCCGGCACTGCCCGCGGCACCTGCGGGACGTGTACACGGGCGAGAAGAAGGAACTCGATCACCTGCGCGGCCTGGAGGTCGGCGCGGTCTCGGGCATCGCGGTGCCCAAGGGGTTCGAGGACGAATTGGTCCGCCTCGGCGCGAAGGTGCTCTACCACAAACGTTACGCCGACCATCACCGGTACACCCAGCAGGAAATCCTCGACGCGATCAACCGGAGCCTTCAGAAGGGCGCGAAGGCGATCGTGACGACCGAGAAGGACGCGGTCCGGTTCCCGATGATCGAGCGACGCGACCTGCCCATCTACTTCCTGCGGGTGGAGATCGAGCTGTTGAGCGGCGAGGAGGATTTCCATGCCTGCATCTCCCGCATCTGCTTCAAGTAA
- the waaF gene encoding lipopolysaccharide heptosyltransferase II gives MPASPASASSNAGGVLVCVPNWVGDGIMAMPALQEFRRRNPGARIVLLVKPAMRPLWAMHEVADARVELQAGLRPAVNSVVAAQCERAVILPNSFRSALIPCLAGIPERRGRPGHWRRWLLTDVVEPARGPAREHQVYEYLDLLAPGTPTAGYDPPRLRVPDAAREAARSRLADLPAPRVALLPGAARGPSKQWPAAHFIELGRRLAEQPGARLVVLGSAREAELCGRVAGGIGPAARSLAGETSMADWAALIEACDLVVCNDSGGAHVAAAVGRPEVVIFGMTDPARTAPLGARCRVIRAEGPCSRDIARDDPEAIKKLASITPERVYQAALECLAGR, from the coding sequence ATGCCTGCATCTCCCGCATCTGCTTCAAGTAACGCCGGCGGCGTCCTGGTCTGCGTCCCCAACTGGGTGGGTGACGGCATCATGGCGATGCCCGCCCTTCAGGAGTTCCGGAGACGGAATCCCGGCGCGCGGATCGTGCTGCTGGTGAAGCCGGCGATGCGCCCGCTCTGGGCCATGCACGAGGTGGCAGACGCGCGGGTGGAGTTGCAGGCCGGGCTCCGGCCCGCCGTGAATTCGGTCGTCGCCGCGCAGTGCGAGCGGGCCGTCATCCTGCCGAACTCGTTTCGCTCGGCCTTGATTCCGTGTCTTGCCGGAATCCCGGAGAGACGCGGGCGGCCGGGCCACTGGCGGCGGTGGCTGCTGACGGACGTTGTCGAGCCGGCCCGCGGTCCCGCGCGGGAGCACCAGGTCTACGAGTACCTGGATCTCCTCGCGCCGGGGACGCCGACGGCCGGCTACGACCCGCCGCGCCTGCGGGTTCCGGACGCCGCGCGCGAGGCGGCCCGGTCCCGGTTGGCGGATCTCCCCGCGCCGAGGGTGGCGCTGCTGCCGGGCGCGGCGCGGGGGCCGTCGAAGCAATGGCCGGCGGCTCATTTCATCGAACTGGGCCGGCGCCTGGCCGAACAGCCCGGCGCGCGGCTGGTCGTCCTCGGCAGCGCCCGGGAGGCGGAGTTGTGCGGCCGCGTCGCGGGCGGCATCGGGCCGGCAGCGCGCAGCCTGGCGGGGGAAACGTCCATGGCCGACTGGGCCGCGCTGATCGAGGCCTGCGACCTGGTGGTCTGCAACGACAGCGGCGGCGCGCACGTTGCGGCGGCCGTGGGCCGGCCGGAAGTCGTGATCTTCGGCATGACCGATCCGGCGCGCACCGCGCCCCTTGGCGCCCGCTGCCGGGTCATCCGGGCGGAGGGCCCGTGCTCGCGCGACATCGCCCGCGACGACCCGGAAGCGATAAAAAAACTGGCCTCGATCACGCCGGAACGGGTATATCAGGCCGCGCTGGAGTGCCTGGCGGGCCGATGA
- a CDS encoding glycosyltransferase family 2 protein, which yields MREQISACITACDEEQNIRRCLESVKWCDEIVVVDSFSADRTVDICREYTDRVVQHEWLGYIGQKNLIRGMARHPWVLFVDADEEVSPALRDEIRAQFEAGTGPYAGFQFPRMVYYLGRWIRHGEWYPDIKLRLFRKDLGRSEGQEPHDRVAVDGPVKTLESPLHHYTYSDIWEHLETMNRFSTITAQEKFRLGERFRWREFFFRPGWRFFKAFFLKRGLLDGPPGLVIALISMFGVYMKYAKLWELEHRKGGGA from the coding sequence ATGCGCGAACAGATTTCCGCCTGTATCACGGCCTGCGACGAGGAGCAGAACATCCGTCGCTGCCTGGAAAGCGTGAAGTGGTGCGACGAGATCGTCGTCGTGGACAGCTTCAGCGCCGACCGCACGGTGGACATCTGCCGCGAGTACACCGATCGCGTGGTGCAGCACGAGTGGCTGGGGTATATCGGGCAGAAAAACCTGATCCGCGGCATGGCCCGGCATCCGTGGGTGCTGTTCGTGGACGCGGACGAGGAGGTCTCGCCGGCGCTGCGCGATGAAATCCGGGCGCAGTTCGAGGCCGGGACCGGCCCGTACGCGGGGTTCCAGTTTCCCCGGATGGTCTACTATCTCGGCCGCTGGATCCGGCACGGGGAATGGTACCCGGACATCAAGCTGCGCCTGTTCCGGAAGGACCTCGGCCGCAGTGAGGGGCAGGAGCCGCACGACCGCGTGGCCGTGGACGGCCCGGTAAAGACCCTGGAATCACCCCTCCATCATTACACCTATAGCGACATCTGGGAGCACTTGGAGACGATGAACCGCTTCTCGACCATCACGGCGCAGGAGAAATTCCGGCTGGGCGAGCGGTTCCGGTGGCGGGAATTTTTCTTCCGGCCGGGCTGGCGCTTCTTCAAGGCCTTTTTTCTGAAGCGCGGCCTGCTCGACGGCCCGCCGGGCCTGGTGATCGCGCTGATCAGCATGTTCGGCGTCTACATGAAATACGCCAAGCTCTGGGAACTGGAGCACCGGAAGGGCGGGGGGGCATGA
- a CDS encoding CPBP family intramembrane metalloprotease, whose protein sequence is MTPPFRRKIRAGLALLAYLVGAIFLAAAVSVAVVRLMPYVPPGVVEAVLRKGPEKVTARCLQGFLILLLPWLIKRLGWRGWHDLGFSAEDSPAARPGFQQLGRGLVFGLLTMGVVVVAMTSAGARMLEPARLWNLNPLNLLFYAAAALAVGFFEEALARGILFRVPARIWGALPAAAVGSVLFSLAHFADVDPAAFRYASYWTSVAAVVKSLLAKPEITGEFAVRALNLALLGGVLCAFVARTGTIWFAIGAHAAWVFVIRLNSLLTAHVPGSGGGWWGGLKSDGTDSPWTLAIMAAMLAAALWWPRSSPKKPQLAAVTPVPPFWEPPWSRWAWGLLLATAFAVPFSIALAQTCGGLCLVCMAAAVARRRLRLEIPRLFWPALAFAVIAVLSVVLGPEPFRLVKKTGRLVWFLFIPAAAMLAPTVPRRTALLKAFALGSGVLGLKIVLLNSWTAWRGESELLANVPDFFGRLVALGSMTAGQMLMIGLLATAALFLWWRSRGGIARAWWALAAAQAAGLILNFKRGSWITAVLLGAGSLVARRRWLWLLGLLALVGAALCAHPVRGRVEQLQGEWDSHGGGRLTMWTRIAPALVEQYPLGVGYRSVTPALLRRIEPNVERRRNHLHSNPVQVLVETGWIGLLVYLAWMGLAAAEAARRLRAAPESGEARAQAVAFTWMLAGLLLNGLVEYNFGDTELMIVLAVVLGALSADPREGPA, encoded by the coding sequence ATGACCCCGCCGTTCCGGAGGAAAATCAGGGCGGGGCTCGCGCTGCTGGCCTATCTCGTCGGGGCGATCTTCCTGGCCGCCGCGGTTTCCGTGGCCGTTGTACGGCTCATGCCCTATGTCCCCCCAGGCGTGGTGGAGGCGGTGCTTCGGAAGGGGCCGGAAAAGGTCACGGCCCGCTGCTTGCAGGGATTCCTGATCCTGCTCCTTCCCTGGCTGATCAAGCGGCTCGGTTGGCGGGGCTGGCATGACCTGGGCTTTTCGGCGGAAGACAGTCCGGCGGCCCGGCCGGGGTTTCAGCAACTCGGTCGCGGCCTCGTCTTCGGCCTTCTGACCATGGGCGTGGTCGTCGTGGCCATGACGTCCGCCGGGGCGCGGATGCTGGAGCCGGCCCGCCTCTGGAACCTGAACCCGCTGAACCTGCTCTTCTACGCCGCCGCCGCCCTGGCCGTGGGCTTTTTCGAGGAGGCCCTGGCCCGCGGGATCCTCTTCCGGGTGCCCGCCCGGATCTGGGGTGCCCTGCCCGCCGCCGCGGTCGGCAGCGTCCTGTTCTCCCTGGCCCATTTCGCGGATGTCGATCCCGCGGCCTTTCGGTATGCGTCCTACTGGACCTCGGTCGCGGCCGTGGTGAAATCCCTGCTGGCGAAGCCGGAAATCACGGGCGAATTCGCCGTCCGCGCCCTGAACCTGGCCCTGCTGGGCGGCGTGCTGTGCGCGTTCGTCGCCCGCACGGGAACAATCTGGTTCGCCATCGGCGCGCATGCCGCCTGGGTGTTCGTCATCCGGCTCAACAGCCTGCTGACGGCGCACGTGCCCGGTTCGGGCGGCGGCTGGTGGGGCGGGCTGAAGTCCGACGGCACGGATTCGCCCTGGACGCTGGCGATCATGGCGGCGATGCTGGCGGCCGCGCTCTGGTGGCCGCGGTCCAGCCCCAAGAAACCGCAACTCGCGGCCGTGACGCCCGTGCCACCATTCTGGGAGCCGCCGTGGTCGCGCTGGGCGTGGGGGCTGCTGCTGGCGACCGCGTTCGCGGTGCCGTTCTCCATCGCCCTCGCGCAGACCTGCGGCGGGCTATGCCTGGTCTGCATGGCGGCGGCCGTCGCGCGCCGTCGGCTCCGACTCGAGATCCCGCGGCTCTTCTGGCCGGCGCTAGCCTTCGCCGTCATCGCCGTCCTGTCCGTGGTGCTGGGGCCGGAGCCGTTCCGGCTGGTGAAAAAAACGGGGCGCCTGGTCTGGTTCCTGTTCATCCCCGCCGCGGCCATGCTGGCCCCGACCGTGCCGCGCCGTACGGCGCTGCTCAAGGCCTTCGCCCTCGGCAGCGGCGTGCTGGGGCTGAAGATCGTCCTCCTGAATTCCTGGACGGCCTGGCGCGGCGAATCGGAACTGCTGGCCAACGTCCCCGATTTCTTCGGGCGGCTCGTGGCGTTGGGGTCGATGACCGCGGGCCAGATGCTGATGATCGGGCTCCTGGCGACCGCGGCCCTGTTTTTATGGTGGCGCTCCCGGGGAGGGATCGCGCGCGCGTGGTGGGCGCTGGCGGCCGCGCAGGCCGCCGGGCTGATCCTTAACTTCAAGCGCGGCTCGTGGATCACGGCCGTCCTGCTCGGCGCGGGCAGCCTGGTCGCGCGGCGGCGCTGGCTGTGGCTGCTCGGCCTGCTCGCGCTGGTCGGCGCCGCCCTGTGCGCGCACCCGGTCCGCGGCCGCGTGGAACAGCTCCAGGGCGAATGGGATTCGCACGGCGGCGGGCGGCTGACCATGTGGACGCGCATCGCGCCGGCCCTCGTGGAGCAGTACCCGCTCGGCGTGGGCTACCGCTCCGTGACGCCCGCCCTGCTCCGGCGCATCGAGCCCAACGTCGAACGCCGCCGCAACCATCTCCACTCGAACCCGGTCCAGGTGCTCGTCGAAACGGGCTGGATCGGCCTGCTGGTCTACCTCGCCTGGATGGGCCTGGCCGCGGCGGAAGCCGCGCGGCGCCTTCGCGCCGCCCCGGAGTCCGGCGAAGCCCGCGCCCAGGCCGTGGCCTTCACGTGGATGCTCGCGGGACTCCTGCTCAACGGGCTCGTGGAATATAACTTCGGCGACACGGAATTAATGATCGTGCTGGCGGTTGTCCTCGGCGCGCTCTCGGCCGACCCCCGGGAGGGCCCGGCATGA
- a CDS encoding glycosyltransferase family 2 protein, giving the protein MHKAVSESVELSVIMPAFNEEACIEGTVREVHEVLLGTGRPFEIIVVDDGSTDATPARLQALAAELPGLRVIRLTPNSGQSAAMKAGFRAARGGLLVTMDADGQNDPAEIPRLLERLERCDVCCGYREKRQDTLAKRVGSRWANAIRNRALKEQVRDTGCTLKAFKAEWARDLPLEWRGMHRFLPALMAMRGARIEELPVHHRARAGGRSKYTNWGRLKETIWDLWAVRWMQKRHRRFTAEEQA; this is encoded by the coding sequence ATGCATAAAGCCGTGAGCGAATCCGTGGAACTTTCCGTCATCATGCCGGCCTTCAACGAGGAGGCCTGCATCGAGGGGACCGTGCGCGAGGTGCATGAGGTTCTGCTCGGGACCGGGCGCCCCTTCGAGATCATCGTCGTGGACGACGGCTCGACGGACGCCACGCCGGCGCGGCTCCAGGCGCTGGCGGCGGAGTTGCCGGGCCTGCGCGTGATCCGCCTGACGCCGAACTCCGGCCAGAGCGCGGCGATGAAGGCGGGCTTCCGGGCGGCCCGCGGAGGCCTTCTCGTCACGATGGACGCCGACGGGCAGAACGATCCGGCGGAGATCCCGCGCCTGCTGGAGCGGCTGGAGCGCTGCGACGTCTGCTGCGGCTATCGCGAGAAGCGGCAGGACACGCTGGCCAAGCGGGTGGGCAGCCGGTGGGCCAACGCGATCCGGAACCGGGCGTTGAAGGAGCAGGTTCGGGATACCGGCTGCACGCTCAAGGCATTTAAAGCAGAGTGGGCGCGGGATCTGCCCCTGGAGTGGCGGGGCATGCACCGGTTCCTGCCCGCGCTGATGGCGATGCGGGGGGCGCGGATCGAGGAGCTCCCCGTGCATCACCGGGCCCGCGCGGGCGGCCGCAGCAAGTACACCAACTGGGGCCGGCTGAAGGAAACAATCTGGGACCTCTGGGCCGTGCGCTGGATGCAGAAGCGCCACCGGCGTTTCACGGCGGAGGAGCAGGCGTAG
- a CDS encoding RHS repeat protein — protein MRERRFRSVLILVAGVILCHARAGRAQGAVYETVDAGSGIYGFSMPLFQLGGPLPMSFRLFHRGDQMPAQGLRHGFRHSFSFMVEETPMSPTNTFADVTLDTGDKVRFVSETGDNPWQLRDNARIRYALTETGTGIEGWYYLADPHRGLVLVFQKTGPMEDMPFGRPACIMDRNGNRLDVAPLSTNFPQCLAPASVVDHLGRQLVFAYSNNVLQSVSDQAGRTARVLYETNAPDCGGLTVLRSIVDAAGATTTVRYAYFGPGVAMGIPAVKAVERPLGHAVYTQAFAVVTNAGKAWVRLTGRTDAYGNTMTMDYAKNTNRVTQTQPDGSVTMYEHASAYGGLLAVTDPWSNRTEFTRSVHAQPATVRDRYGRTSAMAWGETSGKLEVTTNALGQVMRLAWSAQAQVFTNPLCGEVVTQTFYNLAGVVYPDGTSETNEYDGRGNLVRRTDRAGAAWHYACNERGQITSVTNPAGGVSTYAYNTQAYTVNWSENGQTLSYTYTTNGTLAWTRDADLGTLRYYYDEAFRPVATTNVDGEGTALAYDADDRITGATNALGQGIAFNYDANGRLARSVDPLGETAAAGYDLMDRVVATTNREGETTRFLYDVMGRVRGVVLPSGGTNTFGYDLAGHLATAADPAGEESQFSFDIEGRPVSRTSSAGLRLALGRDAVGRVTSMTNALGEAESYSLDALGRLVAVTNPAGRATHYAYDAEGRLAAVTESDGGSAAFQHNTLGLVTNLLDRNGRAWTFGYTAMGRLVRKTDPLGRTTTYTHDLYGRLHEMNRSDGVTMTLAYDAAGNLTNSAFSGGLNLSFGYDAAGRPVSGNGIDLIYDAEGRVIRSVCGGGTVTVSYAEGRLVAVGYPGGPTVTYAYDARGLVTNVADSASGAWVRLAYDADGRVAGLQRSNGQDAELTRDGAGRITRIVDGAVLDLRCTYDAAGSVTEMESEAPLSVAESLFSTNRPLVYDDASQIASAGYAHDPNGRLTNSPGGAFEWDAAGRLVRAAGAALSYDGLGALVSRAEGDVTTRYHRAYGLYGAPIVAEQDAATGTSRRYYVWTPGGELLYLVDAADGNKAYFYHGDRAGSTLALTDGAGGIADAYAYTPFGRPLAHQGTNDQPFTFLGRHGVRREGAGGALYQAGARYLDADTGRFLSPEPLWPDLAEPQSLNPYPYAWNAPSDYSDVNGLAPESPFLSDAAAQVMCEQQTAWTYALLDYEARRSPEEFIAKAQGWEQTARDDLKAAIFREEQAARGVLTYTAYRTVWERPTPTAIEKVPVRVPVQYSVKEAIAHHRSQMEHAGEMAKMYRERAKNQERYQRFWEKKRARDIERMLREWRLIEYNGSLGGGGGDLNPLSAVASPAQPLNPTAVLDENTAIQARSQADAVWNLIERIMGGGGGGGDSVRAVDWPAQQDQLSVIATEGGAGSSGDFIQAGDYE, from the coding sequence ATGCGGGAGAGGCGCTTCAGGTCCGTCTTGATCCTGGTCGCGGGAGTCATTTTGTGTCACGCGCGAGCGGGCCGCGCGCAGGGCGCGGTGTACGAGACGGTGGACGCCGGCTCGGGCATCTACGGGTTTTCCATGCCGCTTTTCCAACTGGGCGGGCCCTTGCCGATGTCCTTCCGCCTGTTCCACCGGGGCGACCAGATGCCCGCCCAGGGGCTGCGGCACGGGTTCCGCCATTCGTTCTCCTTCATGGTCGAGGAAACGCCCATGTCGCCGACGAACACCTTCGCCGACGTGACGCTCGACACGGGCGACAAGGTCCGCTTCGTGTCGGAAACCGGCGATAATCCCTGGCAGTTGCGCGACAACGCCCGGATCCGCTACGCCCTCACGGAGACGGGAACCGGGATCGAGGGCTGGTATTACCTCGCCGACCCGCACCGCGGCCTGGTGCTGGTCTTCCAGAAAACAGGGCCGATGGAGGACATGCCGTTCGGCCGCCCGGCCTGCATCATGGACCGGAACGGGAACCGGCTGGACGTCGCGCCGCTCTCGACCAACTTCCCGCAGTGCCTCGCGCCCGCGTCGGTCGTGGATCACCTGGGGCGGCAACTGGTCTTCGCGTACTCGAACAACGTGCTGCAATCGGTCTCCGACCAGGCCGGGCGCACCGCGCGGGTGCTCTATGAAACGAACGCCCCGGACTGCGGCGGCCTGACCGTCCTGCGGTCGATCGTGGACGCCGCGGGCGCGACGACCACGGTGCGCTACGCCTACTTTGGCCCCGGGGTCGCCATGGGCATCCCCGCGGTGAAGGCCGTCGAGCGCCCGTTGGGCCACGCGGTCTACACCCAGGCGTTCGCCGTGGTCACCAACGCCGGCAAGGCGTGGGTCCGGCTCACCGGCCGGACCGACGCCTACGGGAACACGATGACAATGGATTACGCGAAGAATACCAACCGGGTGACCCAGACCCAGCCGGACGGGAGCGTGACGATGTACGAGCATGCCTCGGCGTACGGCGGGCTGCTGGCCGTCACCGACCCGTGGTCGAACCGGACCGAGTTCACGCGCTCCGTCCATGCCCAGCCGGCCACCGTGCGGGACCGCTACGGACGGACCTCGGCCATGGCCTGGGGCGAGACCTCGGGCAAGCTCGAGGTGACCACGAACGCCCTCGGCCAGGTCATGCGGCTGGCCTGGAGCGCCCAGGCCCAGGTCTTCACCAATCCGCTTTGCGGCGAGGTGGTCACACAGACCTTCTACAACCTGGCCGGCGTGGTGTATCCCGACGGGACCTCGGAGACGAACGAGTACGACGGGCGCGGCAACCTGGTCCGGCGCACGGACCGCGCGGGCGCCGCCTGGCACTACGCCTGCAACGAGCGCGGCCAGATTACGTCCGTCACCAACCCCGCCGGCGGGGTCTCCACCTACGCCTATAACACGCAGGCGTACACCGTGAACTGGAGCGAGAACGGGCAGACCTTGTCGTACACCTACACCACCAACGGGACCCTCGCCTGGACCCGCGACGCCGACCTCGGGACCCTGCGTTACTATTACGACGAGGCGTTCCGGCCCGTCGCCACAACCAACGTGGACGGGGAGGGAACCGCTCTCGCGTACGACGCGGACGACCGGATCACCGGCGCGACCAATGCCCTGGGCCAGGGCATCGCATTCAACTACGACGCCAACGGCCGGCTCGCGCGCTCCGTGGACCCGCTCGGAGAAACCGCCGCGGCGGGCTACGACCTGATGGACCGGGTCGTCGCAACCACGAACCGGGAGGGCGAGACGACGCGGTTCCTCTACGACGTCATGGGCCGTGTCCGCGGGGTGGTGCTTCCGTCCGGCGGCACGAACACGTTCGGGTACGACCTCGCCGGCCACCTGGCGACCGCCGCCGATCCGGCCGGCGAAGAGAGCCAGTTCTCTTTCGACATCGAGGGACGGCCGGTTTCACGGACCTCGTCGGCGGGCCTGCGTCTCGCGCTGGGCCGGGACGCCGTGGGCCGCGTGACGTCCATGACCAACGCCCTGGGCGAGGCGGAGTCGTACTCGCTGGACGCCCTGGGCCGCCTGGTCGCGGTCACGAACCCGGCCGGCCGCGCGACGCACTACGCCTACGACGCCGAGGGGCGCCTGGCCGCCGTGACGGAATCCGACGGCGGATCGGCGGCGTTCCAGCACAATACCCTCGGGCTGGTGACGAATCTCCTGGACCGGAACGGCCGGGCGTGGACATTCGGGTATACCGCGATGGGGCGCCTCGTCCGGAAAACCGATCCGCTCGGGCGGACCACCACGTACACCCACGACCTCTACGGCCGCTTGCACGAGATGAACCGGTCCGACGGCGTAACGATGACCCTGGCGTACGACGCGGCCGGGAACCTGACCAACAGCGCCTTCAGCGGCGGGCTCAACCTGTCCTTCGGGTACGACGCGGCCGGGCGCCCGGTGAGCGGGAACGGTATTGACCTGATCTACGACGCCGAGGGCCGGGTCATTCGTTCCGTGTGCGGCGGCGGGACCGTCACGGTCTCCTATGCCGAAGGCCGGCTGGTCGCGGTGGGCTATCCCGGCGGGCCGACCGTGACCTACGCCTATGACGCCCGCGGGCTGGTGACCAACGTCGCGGACTCGGCCAGCGGCGCGTGGGTGCGTTTGGCCTACGACGCCGACGGCCGGGTCGCCGGCCTCCAGCGGTCCAACGGGCAGGACGCCGAGCTGACGCGCGACGGTGCGGGCCGGATCACGCGGATCGTGGACGGCGCCGTGCTGGACCTGCGCTGCACCTACGACGCGGCGGGCTCCGTGACGGAGATGGAGAGCGAGGCGCCGCTGTCCGTCGCCGAGAGCCTGTTCAGCACCAACCGTCCACTCGTCTACGACGACGCCTCGCAGATCGCCTCGGCCGGCTACGCCCACGATCCGAATGGCCGGCTGACCAACTCGCCGGGCGGCGCGTTCGAATGGGACGCGGCCGGCCGGCTCGTTCGCGCCGCCGGCGCGGCGCTCTCCTATGACGGTCTGGGCGCCTTGGTCAGCCGCGCCGAGGGCGACGTCACGACGCGCTATCACCGCGCGTACGGGCTGTACGGCGCGCCGATCGTCGCCGAGCAGGACGCGGCGACCGGGACCTCCCGGCGCTACTACGTGTGGACGCCCGGCGGCGAGCTGCTCTACCTCGTGGACGCCGCCGACGGGAACAAGGCGTATTTCTATCACGGGGACCGGGCGGGCAGCACGCTGGCCCTGACGGACGGCGCGGGCGGGATCGCGGACGCGTATGCCTACACGCCCTTCGGCCGGCCGCTCGCGCACCAGGGAACGAACGACCAGCCCTTCACGTTTCTCGGCCGGCACGGCGTGCGCCGGGAGGGCGCGGGCGGCGCGCTCTACCAGGCCGGCGCGCGCTACCTCGACGCCGATACGGGCCGGTTCCTGTCGCCCGAGCCGCTGTGGCCCGACCTCGCCGAGCCGCAATCCCTCAATCCCTACCCGTACGCCTGGAACGCGCCCAGCGACTATAGCGACGTGAATGGCCTGGCTCCCGAGTCTCCATTCCTAAGCGACGCTGCTGCACAGGTCATGTGCGAGCAGCAAACAGCCTGGACCTACGCTCTGCTCGACTATGAAGCGCGACGATCGCCTGAAGAGTTCATCGCAAAGGCGCAAGGCTGGGAACAGACCGCGCGGGATGACCTGAAGGCCGCGATCTTCCGGGAGGAACAAGCGGCCAGGGGGGTTCTTACGTACACGGCGTATAGAACCGTGTGGGAAAGACCGACTCCGACGGCTATTGAAAAAGTACCCGTTCGAGTTCCCGTACAGTACAGCGTGAAGGAGGCGATTGCTCACCATAGATCACAAATGGAACACGCCGGCGAAATGGCGAAGATGTATCGAGAACGCGCGAAGAACCAAGAGAGGTATCAGCGGTTTTGGGAAAAGAAAAGAGCGCGGGATATAGAACGGATGCTCCGCGAGTGGCGGCTCATCGAATACAACGGATCGCTGGGGGGGGGCGGAGGCGACTTGAATCCGTTGTCGGCCGTCGCGAGCCCCGCGCAGCCGCTCAATCCCACGGCGGTCCTGGATGAGAACACGGCCATCCAGGCCAGGAGCCAGGCGGACGCCGTCTGGAATCTCATCGAGCGGATCATGGGCGGGGGCGGAGGCGGGGGCGACAGCGTCCGGGCCGTGGACTGGCCCGCGCAGCAGGACCAGTTGTCCGTGATCGCGACGGAGGGCGGCGCGGGTTCTTCGGGCGATTTCATCCAGGCCGGGGATTACGAATGA